The Candidatus Marsarchaeota archaeon DNA segment TCATATAGCCTTTGCGCCGCAGTTTCAGGCACCCATTTTATGTCGTGCGCTATCTCCTTTATCTTTTCTGCATTCTCCTTGGTCTTGAGGAACCATTCCATGTCTGAAATCAGTTCTATTGGGGTATTGCATCTGTCGTGTATCTTTACGATCTGCTTGATTTTGTCCACATGGTCAAGTGCGTTGAGCGCGCGCAGTTCTTCTAAGATTGCTTGCCTGGCTTCTGCGCCCTTTAGCCCTGTGAATTTTCCCGCATTAAGGAGCCTTCCGTATTTGTCCTCCGCAGCGATGAGCTCCAGCCCGTGCTTATAAAACATTGAAATGTCCTGCTTGTCGCCGAACGTGCATACCATCTCAGCTCCGGTCCCAAACTCCTTCTCAACGCTTTCATCCGCTATGATGTTTACGGTTTTGCCAAATAAGGGAGTTATTGCCTTCTTGCCGACAAGCTTGTTGTACCTTTCGTCGCTTGGGTTTACTGCCACAGCTACGCATGCGTGAAGGAGTTCAGGCCTGGTAGTTGCTATAAGCAGTTCCTCAGCATCCTTCCCTGCTACCTTGAATTTTATGTAATTAAGTTCCGATTCGCGCTCCTGCTCGTTTGTCTCTTCCCTTGATATTGATGTAGCGCAATGCGGGCACCACTCCACCGGATGCTCTGCCCTGTACAGCAGGCCTTTTTTATGCGAAATCAGAAGCGACAGCTGCACCTTGCGCCTGTAGTCCTCGGACATCGTCACATATTCGTATCTTTCATCGAACGATGCCCCCATGAGCCTCATTCCTTCTTTTAGCACCTTTATGTTTGCGTTTGCGACCTCCACGCATTTATTGTAGAATTCCTCCTCGCTCATATTCCTTCCGTACTTCTTTTCCGTTTCGAGCTCTGTAGGAAATCCCTGCGTGTCCCAGCCCTGTGCATATAGCACGTTATGGCCTTTCATGCGCTTGTACCTTGCTATGGCGTCTATATAAGAAACCCAAAAGGCCTGCCCCATGTGCAATGACCCTGTGGTGTTTGGCGGCGGCGCATCTATCACGAATAATGGTTTTTTCGAATCGTCCTTGTTGAAATTGAAAAGTTCAGCCATTTTCCACCGGTCGTTCCACTTCTCTTCATCTTTTGAATTATAAGGCAAAGTATCACCTATTACAAAGCATAGAGTTATTTCCAGAAAGCATATTTAACCTTTACTGGAATCAAAACAATAAAACAGGATTAGAAAATATGAACTTAAAATACAAAATCAAAAAGTAAAATAAAAAATTAAAAAAAGCAGCTACTAATAAGCGTTCAAGCTATTATACCCTTTCGCCTATTGCGAACCTTGCTTTCACGTCTGTTATTTTCACCTTCATGCTTTCTCCTTGCTTTGCACCCTTTACAAAGACAACAAAGCCGTTGACTTTAGCAATGCCGTCACCTTTTGACGCGACTGCCTCTATCGTTACATCGACTTCGTCTCCTGCCTTTACTGGCTTCTGCAAAAAGTAAGAGGGCTTTATAGAAACTCCTCTCCTTTCTCTGTTTCCTCGTCTTTCTTCACGTTCGTTTGCGTTCATTTCCTGTCCGTAACCTTCGTTTTCTTCCATCTGTATCTTTGCTCATACGTAGAATCAGCGTTTTGCGCATTACTACATATATTTAACATTGCGCTATCACTTATATATAAACCTTTCCTTTTGCCATTACGCCAGCAGAAGCCCGTGCTATTTGCCAAATTCAGGGCATGCTCCCTGCTGCGCCCTTTGAAAAATGTCATGCACAAGCTATTTATTCTTGCGTTATGAAAGTAAATGCGTAATGCACCTGCTTAAGGCTTTTATACTGCTGATGTCGCTTGCTGTGTTAGCCATGCCTATAATGGCAAATGCCTCATACACCGTCACCAACCTCAATACCACAGTAGTGCTCAATCAAAATACAAGCGCACAGGTAACTGAGGTGTTGACGCTGAAAGTAAGCAACAGCTCTGTGAAGCAATACGATACCAACAGGATAGCATTAAACCTTACGCTTAGCACATGGCAGTCGCTTATAGGCCCGCTGCTTGTGCAGCACATAATAAACCCGCATTCCGGCATATATAACTTCAAGTTTCTTCCAGGCCCGCTAGTGCCAACCTATTACGGGGGAGAAGCCAAGCTGCTAATGACGTACAGCGTTGAGAATGTCACGTCAGTTGTAGAGCCAGCCCCAAGGGAATTTGTATACACTTTTAATGACAATGTATTCAATTTCGAGCATGCAGCAAGTGGCGAGGTGCTGCCTAGCAATACAACTTTAAGCATCATAATACCTAATGGGGCGCAGCTGACTTCCGTTTACCCAGTTCCTGACGCTCCGGTGGGCAATTTCACGTCAGGGTATGCAAACATAACAAGGTTTTCATGGTTCGATGGGGAGCCGCTATCGAAATTCACATTCGTCTTTGTCACGCATGAGAGCCTTGGAGCAGAAGTTGAGGGATTTTTCTCAAAGGTGTACAGCTACCTCGGGGTATTCACATACATAATAACTGCCTTGGTAGTAATAGGGTTGATCCTGTACGCATACATCAGGGCCAGGAAATGATTTAAGGTCGATGCATTTGCACGATTATGAATTAAAAGTGCTATATTCATTAAAAGAAGGTCCGGCCACTCCGGAAGCGATACTAAAGTCGACAGGCATGAGTGAAGACTCTTTCAAGTGGGCTGTAGAGAACCTTTCGGAAAAGGGCGCCATAGCAGCAAAGTATGAATTAAGCCTGGAAGTAGAGGTGTCAGAAGAGGGGCTTAGGTACATCAGCTCTGGATTCCCTGAAGAAGCCCTGCTTAAAAGGCTGTCGAGCTCCCAGACCAGAGTGTCTGACATAGGCAGCAATATCGCATTGCTCTGGGCCAAGCGGAACGGATGGGCCAGCATATCAGAAGGCGAAGTCTCAATAACTGCAAAAGGGCTTCAGCAGCTGAAAAAGCCATATGGCCAAAGAGAGCTGCTTGAGGAGATATCCGAAATACTTAAGGATGCGGATTCTCTTAAAAAATCTGCAAGGCTTAAAGCGCTATACGATTCAAAAAGACTTTTATTCGAGGAGCTTTCAAAGCGCAAGCTCATAAAGCTAAAGGAAAAAAGGAGCCTCTCCTCGGTTTCTATATCAGATGTGGGCCTCGCGTTGCTGGAATCGGAAGTTGAACAATCATCGGGGTCCATTGGCCAGCTTACAAGGGAGCTTATGAAGAGCGGAGAATGGAAAAACAGGCAGTTCAAACCCTATAACGTAAACGCCGAGCCAGAGGCGGTATATCCTGCAAGGATGCATCCAGTCCATGAATTCATAGACGTCATAAGGAATGTATGGATAAGCATGGGCTTTGTAGAGACAAGCGGCCCGATAATAGAATCATCATTCTGGAATTTCGATGTGCTGTTTTCTCCGCAGGATCATCCCACACGGGAGATGCAGGACACATTCTTCCTGTCCAATCCTGAAACATCAAGGCAGGACGACAAAGGGCTGCTGCGCAAAGTAATGCTTATGCACAAGAGGGCATGGAGCAAGAATTGGAGCGAATCGCTAGCTTCTCAGGCGCTTCTAAGGACCCATACTACAAGCGTATCGGCGCATAACATATACAAATACGGGAACCTTGATGCAGGCGCATATCCGCTAAAGCTTTTTTCGATAGGCAAGGTATTCAGAAACGAGAGCATAGACTATAAGCACCTTGCAGAGTTGCACCAATACGACGGCATAATAATAGACAAAGACCTTGGCGTATCGCAACTGAAGCACACCCTTACCGATTTTTACAACGCGCTGGGGTTTAAAGTAAGGTTCAAGCCATCATACTTCCCTTTCGTAGAGCCGGGTCTTGAAGTGAATTACTACGACGAGGGGCATGAAGACTGGATAGAGCTTTGCGGCGGCGGAATAATCCGCAAAGAAATAACGCAAGCCCTGGGCTCAAAAATGAGGGTTCTGGCATGGGGCGGAGGCCTTGAAAGGCTGATGTTCAAATTCCTAAGCATTAGCTCGCTGACGGAGCTCTATAAAAATAACATAGGCTGGCTCAGGTCAAGGAAAAACATTATGCTGTAGGTGCTTAAGTGGCTATCGTAACGTTTGATTTGAGGGATTTGGAGGCTGCCTCCGGAAAGCTGGATTTAAAAGAAGCCATTGGCGCCATAGGCATGGAAGTCGAAGCCGTTGAAAACGGCCAAATATCCTTGGACGTCACGCCAAATAGGCCCGACCTTCTCGACATTACCGGGTTGTCACGGCAGCTCGGCTTCTATTCGGGGAATCTTAAGCAATCCGAATACAGGATAAACGGGCCGAGCGGCATTTCTATAAAAGTCGACGGCAGCGTAAAAGCAGTCAGGCCATACATAGCAGGGATAGTTGCAAAGGGCCTAAACCTTGAGGCGCAACGGCTGCGTTACCTGATAAACTTTTCTGAGAAGCTTGGAGAAACGTATGGCAGAAGGCGCAAAAAGCTTGCCCTTGGCCTTCATGATCTTGACAGGATTGCCGGGCAGCTATCCTATGCAGCAAGCGAAGATGGAAGCATAAGGCCCCTGAACGGCAGCAAAGAAATGTCATTTTCGGAAGTGCTCTCCAGCCACGAAAAGGGCATTGCATATTCAGATACGATAAAGGTCCATGGCAAAGGCACCATGTTCCCGTTCCTTAAGGACTCGCGCAATACAATATCGCTCATACCGATAACCAATTCAGAGCATACGAAAGTGACTACACATACGAATAACCTGTTCGTTGACATAACAGGCACAGACGAGGCTATAATATCAAAAGTTGCAGACATACTGGCATGCAAATTCATAGACATGGGCGCCGCTGTGCAGAGCGTAAAAATAATATATGGCAACAAGGAAATTGTATACCCGGGGCTTTACACTAAGGACATACACATAACAAAATCCGGTTTTGAGTCCGTGCTTGGCATGCGCAAACAGCCCATAGACATGCAAAAGCTGTGCGATCTGGCAGGCTACATGTACAAAGGCCATAATAAAAATAGCCTTTCCGTTACAGTGCCGCCGTACCGTGCAGACGTGATAAATGCCCAGGACGTTTATGAAGACCTGCTATTTGCCTTCGGCTATGACAACGTTTTGCCTTTGCCTGTGCTGGATTACCACATGGGCAAGCAGGATAAAAGCGCGGAATTTGTAAACAGGCTATGCGCATTAATGATTGGCTTAGGGTATACGGAAGCATATAATAATTACTTGACAAACGAACAGCAGCAATTTGGCATGCTGGAATGGCCTTTCGAGCCCAAAAGCCTTGTAAAAATAAAATACTCCAAGACAGAAAACATAAGCATAATGAGGCAGTCCCTGCTTCCGATGCTGATGCAGAACCTTCTGGACTCTTCTGCAAATCCAATGCCATACAGGCTGTTCGAGATAGGCAAGGTGTTCAGGTTTAGAGAAGGTGCAATTCAAGAGGAAACCCACATTGCCTTTGTTTCCGAGCACTCAAAAGCGAATTTTTCGGAGGCAAAAACTATTTCTGCGCGCATTCTTGAATTTTTGGGAATCGAATGCACGATCGTAGAGTACAAAGACCCTGCATTCATAGATGGCAGATGCGCAAGGATAATAACAAATGACGGCAATAAGGCCATAGGAATAATTGGCGAAATACATCCAAGGATACTGCTTAACTTCAGGCTTGACGAACCTGTTGACGCTTGCGAAATATCGTTGAATATGCAAATCAAGTAAATGTTTAAAAGCTTTGGAACCGTTGATTAATTATGCCTGGGAAAAAACAAAATGCGCAAGCTGCAATAGAGTACCTGACTACATACGGCTGGGCCATAATAATCATTTCAGTGTCGCTGGCAGCCCTCTACTACCTTGGCGTATTCAACCCTGCAACATACGTCAGCACAAGCTGCCTATTCCCTGCTGACTTCAACTGCATATCAAGCGTTTTGTACCCTAATGGCACCCTTGTCATAAACCTTGAGCAGTCAACCACGTCTCCAATAAACATAACTGCGATAGGCTGCAATTCAAATGAGACGCTGACGCATATGGTGTCTTTCGCATCTGCACCGATACCATTGCTTATAGGCTCGAACATCACGATATCAGGCAATTCGACAGTGCCGCTGCAGTGCTGGGAAAACGACACAGTGTTTACTGGAAAGCCAGGGGGCATATTCCACGGCTATATACTGCTAAATTACACTGATGTGGACACCGGTTATGGGCATACCATTCCAGCAACGGTTCTTGAAAAGGTAGTATAAGGGCCGTGCACTCATTGCTGTAAAGACATTCTTATAATTCTATCCCGCTTTTTGTGTGCCTCCTCCTGCTGGTAAACGGCCTGAATTCGTTTCCATTGCCCGAGAAGAATTTTGAAAAGAACTCCACGTATATAAGCCTGGCGCCTTGTATGCCTGGTTCGAAAAGCGCTATTGCTATGTTAAAGAGCTGCCCCAGCAGCAGTATTACAATACCGACTATGGCCAAAACTATTGAATGCTTTATTGCATGAAGGAATATGAAGTCTATGACCTGCGCCAGGATTACAGAAGCCAGCAATATGCCTATGAGCCTGGTGTATGAGAGTATGTGGCTTATGAGCGATGGCAGCTCCATAAGGGATTCGAAGCCTTCTGCAACCAGGAACACTGCAACCCCGCCTATAAGCAGGAAATACGACAGCACTGCATAGGCGTTTGAAAGGCCGAGCGGCTCCCTGTGCAGCACCGCCAGGCCGAATATGACTATGCCCCACGCGGCCATAAGCCAACCTATTCTTCCTGCAGCAAGCTTTTTGTTCCCTATTGCAAGCTTATTTAGGAAGCCAAGCACAAACCCGAACGAGACCATGAATACGCCTATCCAGCCGGATAGCACAAGAAGCGTCGGAAGCCCTGTTTCTACATTGAACAGTGCAGTGTAAGGCAGCTGGAAACCAAAGTACTCGTTAAATACGACGCCAAGCGCAATCGCTATTATTGAACCTGGAATTATTGATTTTGCAAGTATCTTCAGGCCATTATCGCTTACGATGGTATGCACAAAATTGCTTATTGCCTTCGGGAAGTGGCTTTTTGCATTCTTCTTTTTCTGCCCAAGCCTTCTCAAAAGCCAGAACGCACCCAGGAGCATAACTGCGCCATAGCCTGCGTCGCCGATCATAAAGCCAAAGAATATGGGGAACACGACTGCAAATATCAGCGTCGGGTCTATTTCATTGCTTTTTGGCAGGGAATAAAATTTTATGAAGAACTCAAAAAGTTTTGTTGTCACTGGGTTTTCCATCTTTGTCGGTGGCAGCTCCTTTGTGCTTATCTTCTCCATCAGGAATTTGCCGCCGGTGACTGTCTTGATTGCTTTATGCAATCTGTCCACGTCCTCTTCAGGAATCCATCCTTCTATAGCTATTACGGACTTGCTCACGCCAAATTTTGCTGCGGCTTCGGCCCTTTCTACCTCTATGTCCAGCTGTTCCCTTATAGCGCTTACTATCGGATAATAAACCTCGGAAATATTGCGCATATCGGCTTCAAGCAGCTCTATCCTGCCCTTCAATTCGCCTATCTTCTTTTCTTCGTCAGCCTCGTTTGCTGCAAGCGTGCCTTCAAGCTTCGGTATGAGCTCAACTGTCAGCTTCAGGCCTTTGGCATACGTGCCGAAGCTCTGCTCAAAGTCCTTCTTCATGCTTATTATAGTTGAGTACTCTCCTTTGATCACTACGCAGTCCTCCACCTTTGAATGCACTTCAGCGTTGAATTTTTCCAGCTCCCTCCCGAAAACAAGGAACGATACAATGCGCTCCGAAGAGAATATGCGAAGGTCATGCTTTATCCTGGGCATTTTCTTAAGCATCGAAAGCATGCTTTCGTGCTCTTTCATTTCGTCGGAAAGCTTGCCCAGTTCGCTCTTTATGCCTACCACCTTCTCGTCAATGTCTATTTGATTGGCCTTAGCCATCAAATCCTCAAGCGTGGCAAACGTAAAAGTGGCTTCGGTCTCGTATGCATCAAGCATCCCCTCAAGGCTCCTGAACCTTTGGGCGTAATCGCTTATCTCTTTGTAGTCTTCCAGGCTTCCGCCGGCAAGCAGCTGCAGCGCCCTTTCAGGCAGGTACTCTATCTGCATCACTCCAGTATCATGAAGCGCCCCGACTACCTCATGCTGCAGGTCTTTCGGGAATATTATGCGTTCCCTTTCCATCTTGGCCGGCTTCAAAAGCATTTATACACCAAAGTGCTCCTTGATCGCTTGCTGCATTGCAGCAAGAATGCTGTCCTTACCCGGAACTGAAAAGCCAGCTATGCTGGTTTTATACTTTTCTATTATGGATTTGCTTTCTATGTCTGCTTCTTTTATGGCATTTGCCCTTATGCTGTCAGCGTTGCTTTTCGCCGACTCTACGGCATCATGCATTATTATCTCCGCCTGCATCCTTGCAGCCTTTATTATGTTCTCCGAATCCTTTTTCGCCAGTTCGACAGCCTTTGAATATGAATCTTCGCTATCCTTTATTTTTTCCAAAACTCCGTATTCGCTCATCATAAAACACCCGCAATTATAAGCACGAATATGATTATCGCTAACGCAGCCGCTATGTTGAAATAAAATATGAAATAATAGATCTTCAGGAACCTGGATACCGCTGCGCTGTCATAACTCACTGAAATGCCGTTCCTGTGCAGTATCTTGTCAAGCGCGTAGTTACTTCTCTCCTTGTGCATTTATCTTACCCTTTATGAATTTGATCGAGACTATTTGGTCGCGTTCCATGTCATCAAGCCTCTGCTTTATATAGTCCGCCTTTTCCATGAGCCTTGGTATTGCAACATTTTCTATCGCATTGCTTCGCCTGTTAAGCTTCTCGATCTCATGGAGCAGCCTCCTCAGCGAATTTTCCTTTTCGGCAACTTCTATGAGCATCTTGAAAAGTTCGTCGTAACGCATCCTTGCGTCATCTATAGAAGCTGACGTGGAAACCAGCTCGTATTCTATGTTTGCGGCATACTGCTTGTTTATCTCGAGGCTCGGTATCTTTACTCCCATTATGTTCTTTGATGAAGCCTTGGCACCTGTTTCTGATATTTCCGCGGCAACGCGTTCCAGCGTCATTCTGCCGGACATTATCTCAGCAAGCCTTATGCTGTCCTTTGCGGACCGTATGCTTTCAAGCATGTTGCCCCTCATCTCCCTTATCTGCTTAACCAAATCGAAGAATGCAAGCACCAAGCTTGATCTTTTCATCTTGAGCAGGTTAAGCCCTTTTGCCGCTATCTTTATGCGGTTTCGTGTCTTTATGAGCTCCAAACGCGTAGTCTTAATGTTTGTCTGTGCCAACTTGCTCCTCCCACTTGCCAAATTTTTTTATGAATTCCTCCTTTATCCTCTTTATCTCGGTCTTTTCTATTCCGGCCATCAGCTCCCATCCAAGGTCAAGGGTGCGCTCAATGCTCCTGTCCTCATAATAACCCTGGTTCACAAACTTGTCCTCAAAGCTGTCGGCAAATTTCAGGTACGCCTTGTCGCCTTTGCTTAGCGCCTCCTCTCCAACTATCTCTGTAAGGTTCCTAAGGTCCTTCCCTTTAGCGTATGCGGCATATAGCTGGTCTGCTACGCCCCTATGGTCCTCCCTCGTGCTGCTTTTGCCTATTCCTTGATTCATAAGCCTTGAAAGCGATAGCAGCACATCGACATTTGGGTATATGCCCTTTCTGTACAGGTCCCTGCTCAGCACAATCTGGCCTTCAGTTATGTATCCTGTGAGGTCTGGTATCGGGTGTGTGATGTCGTCGCCAGGCATTGTAAGTATTGGCACCTGCGTTATTGAGCCTTTCCTGTTCTTTATCTTTCCTGCACGCTCGTATATTGTAGATAAATCAGTATACATGTAGCCAGGGAAGCCTCTCCTGCCAGGAACCTCCTGCCTCGCGGCCGAAATCTCCCTGAGGGCCTCGCAGTAGTTTGTCATGTCGCTCAGTATAACCAGCACATGCATTCCCTCTTCGTATGCGAGGTACTCTGCGGTTGTCAAAGCAAGCCTTGGGAGTATTATCCTTTCCATCGAAGGATCCGATGACAGGTTCAGGAACATTACGGTCCTGTCTATCGCGCCTGTTTCCTCGAATTCCTTTTTGAAGAAGTTTGCCTCCTCGCTGTTTATCCCTATTCCGCCGAAAACTACGCTGAAGTTCTCATTTTTATTTAGCAGTTTCGCCTGCCTGGCGATCTGCGCGGCAAGCCTATTGTGGGGCAGGCCTGAAGCCGAGAATATAGGAAGCTTCTGCCCCCTTACTAGCGTGTTCATCCCGTCTATGGTGGAAATTCCGGTCTCTATGAATTCGGATGGCTCCTCCCTTGAATACGGATTTATTGCGCTTCCGTTTATATCAAACTCGTCCCCTTCGTAAAGCGCCGGCCCGCCATCCCTGGGTTCGCCCATGCCGTTTAGTATGCGTCCCATTATATTTCCGCTCAGCCTGAGCTTTGCCGTATTGCCAGTGAATCTGACTGCAGTATTTTCGGTGTTCATGCCCCTGGTCTCGCCGAATGACTGGACGATCGCAAGATTGCCTCGTGTATCAAGCACCTGGCCGGTAATCAAGCGCCCGTCGTCAAGCTTTATTTCCACTATCTCGTTATAAGCAGCATCCTCTATCCCTGTTACGAACAAAAGCACGCTTGTTATCTGGTTTATTGTCTTGTAATAAACGTCGCTCATTGCATCATTCCTCAATAACCTTGATCTTTCTTATCTCTTCGGCAGACTTTACCACATCTTCGTAATACTTCTGGATGTCGGCCTCCTTTACAAATTTCATCTTTGCAAGCTTTTGTTTTACTTCCACCTTTGCAATCGATTCTGTTGTTATGCCCCTTTCTACTGCAAGCTGTTCCTCTTCGCCGACTTTGAGTATGCTCTTAAGCATCAGGTACTGCTTTTTTATCGATGAATAGGAGTCCACTTCGTCAAATGCGTTCTGCTGCAGGAAATCCTCTCTTATGCTTTTTGCAGTGTCCAATACAGCCTTGTCTGCTTCCGGCAGCGCGTCATAGCCCACAAGCTGCGCTATTTCATTTATCTCTGCTTCCCTTTGCAGTGTCCTCATCGCTTTCTCGTATGTGTCATGCCATTCTGGGCTGACATTTTCCGTGTACCACTTTGACAGGTCATCAGCGTAAAGCGAATAGCTGTTCAGCCAGTTTATCGATGGGAAATGCCTTGAATTTGCAAGTGACGCATCAAGTGCCCAGAACACTCTTGTAACCCTAAGGGTATTCTGAGATACCGGCTCAGATATGTCCCCGCCTGGTGGCGATACGGCCCCTATCGCCGTTATGGAGCCTATTCTATTGTTAAGAACGTGGACCCTTCCGGCCCTCTCGTAGAACTCTGCAATCTTCCTTCCAAGATAAGCAGGATAGCCCTCTTCGCCTGGCATTTCCTCAAGCCTTCCAGAAATTTCCCTAAGGGCTTCGGCCCATCTAGAAGTGCTGTCTGCCATTAATGCAACGTCATATCCCATGTCCCTGTAGTATTCCGCAATTGTTATTGCAGTGTATATGCTTGCCTCCCTGGCAGCTACAGGCATATTCGAGGTGTTTGCTATGAGTATGGTCCTGTCCATGAGCGGCTTCCCGCTTCTGGGGTCGCTAAGCTCTGGGAAGGTTGTAAGTATCTCGGTCATCTCGTTTCCGCGCTCGCCGCAGCCAACGTATACTATCACGTCTGCGTCAGACCATTTCGCCAGCTGGTGCTGTATGACTGTTTTCCCTGAGCCGAAAGGCCCTGGCACTGCCGCAGTGCCGCCTTTTGCCACTGGGAACAGCGAATCTATTACACGCTGCCCTGTAACCAGCGGCATGTCCATGCCCATCTTATCCAGCACTGGCCTTGGCACCCTGACTGGCCATGTCTGTGCCATCTTTGCCTCCACGTCGCCCTTATCTGTGGAGATAGTGCCTATGCTCTCATCTATTGTATAATCGCCTTCGTCTATACTGGCTATCTTGCCTGAAATGCCGTATGGTACCATTATCCTATGCTTTACGGCACTGGTCTCTTCTACTTCGCCAAGGATGTCGCCCTGCTTTACTGCATCCCCTGCCTTTACTGAAGGCATGAAGTGCCATTTCTTTTTGTTGTCCAAGGGCTCAACGTTGATGCCCCTGGCTATGAAATCCCCGCTTGCCTCCCTTATCCTGTCAAGCGGCCTTTGTATGCCGTCGAATATAGAGCCCATGAGTCCTGGGGCGAGCTTTACCGAAAGCTGCATGCCTGTGCTTTTCACTATGCCCCCTGGCCTTAGGCCGCTCGTATCCTCGTACACCTGCACTGTGGCATTGCCATTTTCCAGCTTTATTATCTCGCCTATGAGCTCCTCTTCGCCCACGCGCACAACGTCATACATGTTGGGGTTTTCCAGTCCCTTTGCTATGACAACCGGGCCTGAAACCCTATATATTGAACCAGCCATTTGAATCAACCATTCTTGTATATGTCTATGCCAAGCACTCTCTTAGCGATATCGCCCACGGATTCGCCAGACCCTGCATTTTCATTCTCAGAGGGTATAAACACTACCAAGGGCTTCAGCATGGTTTCCGCAAGCTTGACTGCCTGCTGGCCCATGCTCTTCCTTACATCATACGATGAGATTATCAAATCGTACTCCTTCAAGCCCATCAGCTCTGAAAGCTTGGCTGCAGCCTCTTTGCCTTCGCTTATGAAAACGTCCTTTATCCCTATAAGCTTAAAACCAAGCACCATTTCCCTTTCGCCTACGACAGCTATCTTTCCGAAATCCTGGATTGCCATGAAGCTCACGAAGCATTTGTCCCCATTACAAACCTGTTTGCAGAGGCTGAGTCTATGCCATAATACCTGGTCAGGAATATAGAACGCAGGCTGTTGCGCTCTGTCTCTGCCCTTATGATGTAGCCGAGCATGAACGGCAAAGAAGCCGTGAAAGAAGCGAATAAAGGCATGTATTTGTCGTAAAGCGCGCGCCTGAAATACAGTTCCAGGTCTGATGCCATGCCTTTTTCAAAA contains these protein-coding regions:
- a CDS encoding V-type ATP synthase subunit A, with the protein product MQMAGSIYRVSGPVVIAKGLENPNMYDVVRVGEEELIGEIIKLENGNATVQVYEDTSGLRPGGIVKSTGMQLSVKLAPGLMGSIFDGIQRPLDRIREASGDFIARGINVEPLDNKKKWHFMPSVKAGDAVKQGDILGEVEETSAVKHRIMVPYGISGKIASIDEGDYTIDESIGTISTDKGDVEAKMAQTWPVRVPRPVLDKMGMDMPLVTGQRVIDSLFPVAKGGTAAVPGPFGSGKTVIQHQLAKWSDADVIVYVGCGERGNEMTEILTTFPELSDPRSGKPLMDRTILIANTSNMPVAAREASIYTAITIAEYYRDMGYDVALMADSTSRWAEALREISGRLEEMPGEEGYPAYLGRKIAEFYERAGRVHVLNNRIGSITAIGAVSPPGGDISEPVSQNTLRVTRVFWALDASLANSRHFPSINWLNSYSLYADDLSKWYTENVSPEWHDTYEKAMRTLQREAEINEIAQLVGYDALPEADKAVLDTAKSIREDFLQQNAFDEVDSYSSIKKQYLMLKSILKVGEEEQLAVERGITTESIAKVEVKQKLAKMKFVKEADIQKYYEDVVKSAEEIRKIKVIEE